The window aaaactatgacataacacatatggaatcatgtagtaaccaaaaaagtgttcaaaatcaaaagatatttttatatttgagattcttcaaagtagtcagcCTTTGCCTTggttacagctttgcacactcttggctttcaaccaccttcacctggaatgcttttattttattcttgaaggagttaccacatatgctgagcacttgttggctgcttttcctgctgtggtagccatgctggttaagtgtgccttgaattctaaataaatcatagacagtgtcaccagcaaagcaccatcacacctccgccatgcttcacggtgggaacaacacatgcagagatcatccgttcacctactctgcgtctcacaaagacacagcagttggaacagAAATTCTCAAATTCGGATTCATTAGActcaaggacagatttccaccagtctaatgtccattgcttgtgtttcttgacccaagcaagtctcttcttattattggtgtccttttagtagtggtttctttgcagcaattcgaccatgaaggcctgattcacgcagtctcctctggacagttgatgttgtgatgtgtctgttacttgaaatctgtgaaaCATTTagttgggctgcaatttctgaggctggtaactctaatgaacttatcctctgcagcaaagatAACtttggatcttcctttcctgtggcggtcctcatgagatccagtttcatcacagcgcttgatgtttttttgcgactgctcttgaagaaactttcaaagttcttgaaatgttccagattgactgaccatgtcttaaagtaatgatggactgtcatttctattAGAGctgtatggacttggtcttttaccaactagggctatcttctgtataccaaatagggctatcttctcaaacgcattaagaaggaaagaaattccacaaattaacttttaacaaggcacacctgttaattgaaaagcatgagagaatgccaatagtgtgcaaagctgtcatcaaggcaaagggtggctactttgaagaatctcaaatataaaatatattatgatttgtttaaacacttttcttggttactacatgattccatatgtgttatttcatagttttgatgttttcactattattctacaatgtagaaaatagtcaaaataaaggaaaccctggaatgagaaggtgtgtctaaacttttgactggtccttGCATGTCAGCTCGATGTCAATGAACTCATACAGCTATGTCAACCTACTCTCCCAGGCCGCAGTGCGTTTATTGGCGTTGGATTCGCGGACAGAGGGGACTCTTTTGACTTCAACGTGTCTTTGCAGGACCACTTTAAGTAAGTGATGGAAGGGGCCACTCCAGGGACAGTGTGACTGTCAAGGCACTCACACATTGCTGCTTCACCATCTCCCACTGATAACAAACACACGTACTGTGGTCTGTCTGCAGCAGAAGTTGCCAGCCAAAACAACGTGTCATTGAGTTTGCTTGTTCCAGATGCTGCAGTTTTCAAAACAGCTGATGTTACAGTGCTTTTTCCTGTGTCAGTGCAGTCAATATTGTGTGTGTTACAGGTGGGTGAAACAAGAGAATGAGATCAGCAAAAACCCTCAGGGGGCAGCTTTGGGACCAAAGCTGGACTTGGGATTTAAAGACGGACAAACCATCACCCTTAATATTGGGGTAAAGACCTAGCACAATTGAACTAGATCATTCTTGTAGAAATTTGGCTTTTCCCCAACACCAATATTCCTTCAGAATTCcaatctttttttctctctcatccttTCTCTCTTCAAGCAAGGCAAAAAGAGGGATAAGCCACGCCCACAAGGGGCAGGTGGGCTCGGTCTCTTACCGCCGCCACCAAAAGGAAAGAtggctcctcctccttcctctgcctTCTCCAATCACAACACTGTGCCTCAAACAGGAGGCTCAGATACGGGTACACCAGTTAAAACTCTCAATAAAGCCTTGATAAACTTCTCTATAGCTAAATAAAGCTTTGATTGGTAAACTACATGGCCacattagtggatttggctatttcagccactcccattgctgacaggtgtataaaattgatcacacagccatacaatctccatagacaaacattggcagtagattggCCCGCAGTATGACTTTCAACGTAGCACCTTCAAAGGATGCCACCttaccaacaagtcagttggtcaaatttctgccctgctagagcttccccggtcaactataagtgctattattgtgaagtggaaatgtctaggagcaaaacCGGCTCATCCGCGAGGTGGTAAAcctcacaagctcacagaacacaTAACACCTAGcacataaaaattgtctgtcctcggttgcaacactcgctaccgagttccaaaccgcCTCCTGGAAGCAACgttagcacaagaactgttcatggggagcttcatgaaatgggtttccatggccgagctgcCTCACAAAAGCCTaatatcaccatgcgcaatgcccaGTGTCAGCTGCAGTGGTTTAAAACTGGACAGAATTGAAGCAGTGGAAAGGcgttctctggggtgatgaatcacgcttcaccatctggcagtccgacggacaaatcggAGTTatagcggatgccaggagaacactacctgccccaatgcatagtggaggagtaataatgatctggggctgctTTTCACGGTCCGGGCTAGGCCCATTCGTTCCAGTGAacggaaatcttaacgctacagcatacaatggtattctagaagattctgtgcttcctactttgtggcaacaggttggggaaggcccttttctgtttcagcatgacaatgcccctgtgcacaaagtgagatccatatggaaatggtttgttgaaatcggtgtggaagaacttgactggcctgcacagacccctgacctcaactccattgaacaccttttgggatgaattggaaaaccgactgtgagccaggcctaatcgcccaacatcagtgcccgacctcactaatgctatcGTTGctcaatggaagcaagtctccacagcaatgttccaacatctagtgggaagccttcccagaagagtggaggctgttatagcagacaaactccatattaatgcccatgattttgaaatgagatgccTGACGAACATGTAGTGTCCCTGTAGTATagcttttggccatgtagtgtagctTTGATtgttcattttctctctctgtctctctctctctgtcgtgtgtctctctctcaattcaaaggggctttattggcatggaaaacatgttaccattgtttatttcacttgctttggcaatcacaaattaacataaacataaacacaaacatttcagaagtttttctctctctctctctttctctaggctGTTTGCTAGATCTGGACAGTAGTAACTCCAACACTGTGGTCCAATCATCCAACCCCAGCAGTGATCTTTGGGGAGACTTCTCCTCTCCTGCAAGGTAACTTGTTAGAACTGTCTGTGACGGAGCTTATTTGAGCTTTTTTGTCTTGTTATGCAAtgacatactgatatactgtCATACCAGCATTGCTATGAGTCAATCAGACTGTAAAAATAGTCTCTTTATCTTCAGTTCGCTCCCTCCAACATCGCGACAAGAGCACACACCGAATTGGGGCCAGTTTTGAGTCCACATCATCGCCTTTCTCATTGGTCTCCA of the Oncorhynchus kisutch isolate 150728-3 linkage group LG17, Okis_V2, whole genome shotgun sequence genome contains:
- the LOC109908665 gene encoding adaptin ear-binding coat-associated protein 1-like, with protein sequence MCAGSMHQLMEHKLRTGIPITSSPYCEYIGHSQKPKGTINKPHINLIYIKMSNEGEYESILCVKPDVNVYRIPPRATNRGYRAADWKLDVPDWSGRIRITAKGKVAYIKLEDKVSGELFAQAPVTEYPGIAVETVSDSSRYFVLRIQDDNGRSAFIGVGFADRGDSFDFNVSLQDHFKWVKQENEISKNPQGAALGPKLDLGFKDGQTITLNIGQGKKRDKPRPQGAGGLGLLPPPPKGKMAPPPSSAFSNHNTVPQTGGSDTGCLLDLDSSNSNTVVQSSNPSSDLWGDFSSPASSLPPTSRQEHTPNWGQF